A DNA window from Parabacteroides johnsonii DSM 18315 contains the following coding sequences:
- the araA gene encoding L-arabinose isomerase produces MTNFKDLEVWFVTGAQLLYGGDAVIQVDAHSNEMVKGLNESGNLPVNVVYKGTVNSAKEVTAAFKAANNDDKCIGVITWMHTFSPAKMWIHGLQELKKPLLHFHTQFNKEIPWETMDMDFMNLNQSAHGDREFGHMVSRMRKNRKVVVGHWQDPKAQAKIAVWMRVAAAWADAQDMLIIRFGDQMNNVAVTDGDKVEAELKLGYHVDYCPVNDLMEYYDTVEDKDIEELVGQYFAEYDHVPELEDKKTEAYTKVWNSAKAEIAIRRILKDKGAKAFTTNFDDLGNFDQIPGLASQRLMAEGYGFGAEGDWKTAALYRTMWFMSQGMPNGCSFLEDYTLNFDGEKSAILQAHMLEVCPLISEHKPKLEVHRLSIGIDSETARLVFTSKPGEGVAATIVDMGNRFRLIVNKVDCIKSKPLPNLPVASALWIPQPNLEIGAAAWILAGGTHHTSFSYDLTVEYMEDYADIAGIELVVIDKDTTISSFKKELQYNDLYYMLNRALQA; encoded by the coding sequence ATGACAAATTTTAAAGATCTTGAAGTATGGTTCGTAACGGGAGCACAGCTTCTGTACGGAGGCGATGCGGTAATCCAGGTGGACGCTCATTCCAATGAAATGGTAAAAGGATTAAACGAATCCGGGAACTTGCCTGTAAACGTAGTCTACAAAGGGACTGTCAACTCAGCAAAAGAGGTAACGGCTGCATTTAAAGCCGCTAACAACGATGACAAATGTATCGGTGTTATAACCTGGATGCACACCTTCTCTCCAGCCAAAATGTGGATCCACGGTCTGCAGGAATTGAAAAAACCATTGCTTCATTTCCATACCCAGTTTAACAAAGAGATACCTTGGGAAACGATGGATATGGACTTTATGAACCTGAACCAGTCCGCTCACGGAGACCGCGAATTCGGCCATATGGTGAGCCGGATGCGTAAAAACCGTAAAGTCGTGGTAGGACATTGGCAAGACCCGAAAGCACAAGCCAAGATCGCAGTCTGGATGCGCGTAGCAGCAGCCTGGGCCGATGCACAGGACATGCTGATCATCCGTTTCGGCGACCAGATGAATAATGTAGCCGTTACAGACGGTGACAAGGTGGAAGCCGAGCTGAAATTGGGCTACCATGTCGATTACTGTCCGGTAAATGACCTAATGGAATACTACGACACGGTAGAAGACAAAGACATAGAGGAACTTGTCGGACAATATTTCGCCGAGTACGATCATGTGCCCGAACTGGAAGATAAAAAGACGGAAGCCTACACAAAAGTATGGAACTCGGCAAAAGCCGAAATCGCCATCCGCCGTATCCTGAAAGACAAAGGGGCAAAAGCCTTTACAACCAATTTTGACGACCTTGGCAATTTCGACCAGATTCCGGGCCTGGCATCACAACGCCTGATGGCGGAAGGCTATGGCTTCGGCGCCGAAGGAGACTGGAAAACAGCAGCCCTATACCGCACCATGTGGTTCATGAGCCAGGGAATGCCGAATGGTTGCTCCTTCCTCGAAGATTACACTTTGAATTTCGATGGCGAAAAGAGTGCAATCCTCCAGGCACATATGCTGGAAGTTTGCCCCCTGATCTCCGAACATAAGCCAAAGCTGGAGGTACACCGTTTGAGCATCGGTATAGACAGTGAAACAGCCCGCCTCGTATTCACCAGCAAACCGGGTGAAGGCGTTGCTGCCACAATCGTCGACATGGGAAACCGTTTCCGCCTGATCGTGAACAAAGTGGATTGCATCAAAAGCAAGCCGCTGCCCAACCTTCCAGTTGCCAGCGCACTCTGGATTCCACAACCGAACTTGGAGATCGGTGCTGCTGCCTGGATACTGGCCGGAGGAACCCATCATACGAGTTTTTCCTACGACCTGACAGTGGAATATATGGAAGACTATGCCGATATCGCCGGTATCGAACTGGTGGTGATCGATAAGGATACGACCATTTCCAGCTTCAAGAAAGAATTGCAGTACAACGATTTGTATTACATGTTGAACCGAGCATTACAGGCTTAA
- a CDS encoding transketolase family protein, with product MNDINLMNKAADNIRILAASMVEKAKSGHPGGAMGGADFVNVLFSEFLVYDPKNPTWEGRDRYFQDPGHMSPMLYSVLALTGKFTIDELKEFRQWGSVTPGHPEVNVMRGIENTSGPLGQGHTYAVGAAIAAKFLKARLGDVMNQTIYTYISDGGIQEEISQGAGRIAGTLGLDNLIMFYDANNIQLSTTVGEVTTENVAMKYEAWGWKVITINGNDVTEIRRALTEAKAETSRPTLIIGNTIMGKGAVGADKSSYENKVSTHGQPLSAAGVSITDTIRNLGGNPDDPFQIFPEVAELYAKRAKELEVIVAERYAAKAEWAKANPELAAKMELWFSGKAPVIDWKAIEQKPNQATRTASATVLGLLATQVENMIVSSADLSNSDKTDGFLKKTHAFVKGDFSGAFLQAGVAELTMACVCIGMSLHGGVIVACGTFFVFSDYMKPAIRMAALMEQPVKFVWSHDAFRVGEDGPTHEPVEQEAQIRLMEKLKNHKGHNSMLVLRPADVTETTIAWKMAMENTATPTALILSRQNITDLPAKGNRYDEALQAEKGAYIVEGDENPDVIMVASGSEVSTLEEGAALLRADDIKVRIVSVPSEGLFRSQSKEYQESVIPTGSKVFGLTAGLPVNLEGLVGANGKVWGLESFGFSAPYKVLDEKLGFTGQNVYNQVKELLN from the coding sequence ATGAACGATATTAATTTAATGAACAAAGCAGCGGACAACATCCGTATCCTGGCTGCGTCTATGGTAGAAAAAGCGAAATCCGGTCACCCCGGTGGTGCAATGGGTGGTGCAGACTTTGTGAACGTACTGTTTTCAGAGTTCCTCGTGTATGATCCCAAGAATCCCACATGGGAAGGCAGAGACCGCTATTTTCAGGATCCGGGACACATGTCTCCGATGCTTTATTCAGTACTCGCCCTCACAGGCAAATTCACGATCGATGAGCTGAAAGAGTTCCGCCAGTGGGGTAGCGTGACGCCGGGACATCCCGAAGTCAACGTGATGCGTGGTATAGAAAATACATCCGGTCCGTTGGGACAAGGCCACACTTACGCCGTAGGTGCTGCTATCGCCGCCAAGTTCCTGAAAGCACGCCTGGGTGACGTCATGAATCAGACGATTTATACATATATTTCCGACGGTGGCATTCAAGAAGAGATTTCCCAGGGAGCCGGACGTATTGCCGGTACGCTGGGACTGGACAATCTGATTATGTTCTACGATGCCAACAACATCCAGCTTTCCACAACCGTAGGTGAAGTAACTACAGAAAACGTAGCCATGAAATACGAAGCATGGGGTTGGAAAGTCATCACAATCAACGGAAACGATGTGACGGAAATCCGCCGGGCATTGACCGAAGCGAAAGCCGAAACATCCCGTCCTACCCTGATTATCGGCAACACGATCATGGGTAAGGGTGCCGTGGGTGCTGACAAGAGCAGCTACGAAAACAAAGTGTCCACACACGGACAACCTCTTTCAGCAGCCGGCGTCTCTATCACAGATACTATTCGGAATTTAGGAGGAAACCCAGATGATCCATTCCAGATCTTCCCCGAAGTTGCGGAACTGTATGCTAAACGTGCCAAAGAACTGGAAGTAATCGTTGCAGAACGCTATGCCGCCAAAGCAGAATGGGCGAAAGCCAATCCGGAACTGGCTGCCAAGATGGAACTGTGGTTCTCAGGTAAAGCACCTGTCATTGACTGGAAGGCTATTGAACAGAAACCGAACCAGGCAACCCGTACAGCTTCGGCAACCGTCTTAGGTCTGTTGGCAACCCAAGTGGAAAACATGATCGTTTCTTCTGCCGACCTTTCCAACTCGGACAAGACCGACGGCTTCTTGAAGAAGACACATGCATTCGTGAAAGGCGATTTCAGCGGTGCATTCCTTCAGGCTGGCGTAGCCGAGCTAACGATGGCTTGCGTATGTATTGGCATGTCACTCCACGGAGGTGTAATCGTGGCTTGCGGTACGTTCTTCGTATTCTCTGACTATATGAAACCAGCAATCCGAATGGCAGCCTTGATGGAACAGCCTGTTAAGTTCGTCTGGTCGCACGATGCTTTCCGCGTAGGCGAAGACGGACCGACACACGAACCAGTCGAACAGGAAGCGCAGATCCGTCTGATGGAAAAACTGAAGAACCACAAGGGACACAACTCCATGTTGGTACTTCGCCCGGCAGACGTGACCGAAACGACAATTGCCTGGAAGATGGCTATGGAAAACACAGCTACTCCGACAGCTTTGATTCTTTCCCGTCAGAACATCACAGACCTGCCCGCAAAGGGAAATCGTTACGACGAAGCTTTGCAGGCTGAAAAGGGTGCTTATATTGTAGAAGGTGATGAAAACCCTGATGTAATTATGGTCGCTTCCGGTTCGGAAGTCTCCACATTGGAGGAAGGAGCAGCATTGCTTCGCGCCGACGATATCAAGGTTCGCATCGTATCTGTTCCGTCTGAAGGTTTATTCCGCAGCCAGAGCAAAGAATATCAGGAGTCTGTCATTCCGACAGGAAGCAAGGTATTCGGACTTACAGCCGGCCTACCAGTCAACCTGGAAGGGTTGGTTGGTGCCAACGGCAAGGTTTGGGGACTCGAATCATTTGGTTTCTCCGCTCCGTACAAGGTACTGGATGAAAAACTTGGCTTCACGGGCCAGAACGTATACAATCAGGTAAAAGAATTATTGAACTAA
- a CDS encoding helix-turn-helix domain-containing protein: MVKFYNTLFLLLICLFLPGKNIKQVHCTPAYDDIPDSLLTVGEIRKTVLSDPDKALYMLDVAEERKLLPTYQINWTRAQIYGSAKNMERVAVKWGKLVLEDDSVRNNTQYYFNMCKNLVESMIATGEYEEAIRYARSMIDVIDRAGKQKDNNHNSYWAIARVYRAMGNPEEAYKAMEEALQFCRQQIERKRGMGQPVVSDEMKLYLYYQNLSEWLCEDGKLEEALEAVCEMQACVERLRPLKGGAYPLQIPEKAFLSREGVVDGRLANLYVLLGQAGKGREWFAKMRENPLVDSDPEMIRLEIDYYEDMRQYGKLIEKALPLTDVALYEDSISVRRKEACLVLADAYLRSGKKEESVVYYKTALALTDSLNHRNNENHALEMATLLDTREKERQIELQVEELRWHRVVTSVVAGVLALVGVIFILIVRHSRIVDRKNKLMAQQIDLYLSYRSELQVARERIRQLEDMEEEPVTFDVDGGIGNDREAEAVKVEPDDGDRKYFEELDLKIRGEQLFLNPDLTRDMILRLTPVGKNRISPLLQAFAGENFNGYINSLRLEYSLVLLKDFENYTVEAVAIDSGFNNVRTYQRIFREKYGMTPAEYRKTLK, translated from the coding sequence ATGGTGAAGTTCTACAATACTCTATTCCTGTTGCTGATTTGCTTGTTCTTACCGGGTAAGAACATTAAGCAGGTGCATTGCACACCTGCTTATGATGATATACCGGATAGTTTGCTGACAGTCGGGGAGATCCGGAAGACTGTCTTGTCGGACCCGGACAAGGCGTTGTATATGTTGGATGTGGCCGAGGAACGGAAATTGCTCCCGACTTATCAGATCAATTGGACACGTGCCCAGATATACGGTTCTGCCAAGAATATGGAACGTGTGGCGGTGAAATGGGGTAAATTGGTATTGGAAGACGATTCGGTGCGTAACAACACGCAGTATTATTTCAATATGTGCAAGAACTTGGTGGAGTCGATGATTGCCACCGGCGAGTATGAGGAGGCGATCCGGTATGCACGTTCTATGATTGATGTAATCGACCGGGCTGGCAAACAAAAGGATAACAATCATAATTCTTATTGGGCTATCGCCCGTGTCTATCGGGCTATGGGAAATCCGGAAGAGGCCTATAAGGCTATGGAGGAGGCGTTGCAGTTTTGCCGCCAACAGATCGAAAGGAAACGGGGAATGGGGCAGCCTGTTGTGTCAGACGAGATGAAACTTTACCTCTATTACCAAAATTTGTCGGAATGGTTGTGTGAAGATGGAAAGCTGGAGGAAGCACTTGAGGCAGTTTGTGAGATGCAGGCGTGTGTCGAAAGGCTGCGTCCCCTGAAAGGCGGAGCCTATCCACTGCAGATACCGGAGAAGGCCTTTCTTTCCAGAGAGGGGGTGGTGGACGGTAGGTTGGCAAACCTCTATGTGTTGCTGGGACAGGCAGGAAAAGGTAGGGAATGGTTCGCGAAGATGCGGGAAAATCCGTTGGTAGACAGTGATCCGGAGATGATCCGGCTGGAGATCGATTATTACGAAGATATGCGGCAGTATGGCAAGCTGATCGAGAAAGCACTTCCCTTGACAGATGTTGCCCTGTATGAAGATAGTATCAGTGTACGGCGTAAGGAGGCCTGTTTGGTTTTGGCGGATGCTTACCTGCGTTCGGGAAAAAAAGAGGAGTCGGTAGTCTACTATAAAACCGCTTTGGCCCTGACCGATAGTTTGAACCATAGGAACAATGAAAATCATGCACTCGAGATGGCAACTCTTTTGGATACGCGTGAAAAGGAACGGCAGATCGAGTTGCAGGTGGAAGAGTTGAGATGGCACAGGGTGGTGACCTCTGTCGTGGCCGGGGTACTTGCTTTGGTCGGTGTCATCTTTATTTTGATCGTTCGCCATTCCCGGATTGTAGACCGTAAAAACAAACTGATGGCGCAGCAGATCGATCTTTATCTTTCTTACCGTAGTGAACTGCAAGTTGCACGTGAACGGATTCGTCAGTTGGAAGATATGGAGGAAGAACCTGTTACCTTTGATGTGGATGGCGGGATCGGGAACGATCGGGAAGCCGAAGCGGTGAAAGTGGAACCGGATGATGGCGACAGGAAATATTTTGAAGAATTGGATTTGAAAATCCGTGGTGAACAGTTGTTCTTGAATCCAGATCTGACGAGAGATATGATCCTCCGGCTAACTCCTGTTGGTAAAAACCGCATATCCCCGCTGTTGCAAGCTTTTGCCGGGGAAAATTTCAATGGTTATATCAATAGCTTGAGACTTGAATACTCGCTTGTCTTGTTGAAAGATTTCGAAAATTATACGGTCGAGGCGGTCGCTATCGATTCGGGTTTCAATAACGTGCGTACTTATCAGCGTATCTTCCGGGAAAAATACGGAATGACTCCGGCCGAGTATAGGAAGACCTTGAAATGA
- a CDS encoding ribulokinase has translation MANEKYVIGLDYGSDSCRAVVVDAATGHEIASAVKYYSRWMEGKYCDPTKNQYRQHPLDYIEGLEATVKDALAQCPDGTAPNVVGIAFDTTGSTPVLTDKSGTPLALLPEYAENPNAMFVLWKDHTAIREAAEINELAKRWGIDYTAYEGGIYSSEWVWAKMAHVLRIDDSVCKEAYAWIEHCDWLPALITGKTKPEEVYRSRCAAGHKAMWSEKWGGLPTEEFLTSLEPKLAGFRSHLFEKTYTSDVKVGTLTPEWAERLGLTTGVAVSVGAFDCHMGAVGAEITPRTFVRVIGTSTCDIMVSSYEEMGEKLVPGICGQVDGSVIPGMIGLEAGQSGFGDIYAWFKRVLAWPLENILSQSTLVDEDTKARLIEETADKIIPALSEEAAKVPVNESTILAVDWMNGRRTPDASQLVKGTITGLNLASSAPLIFRALVEATAFGSKAIVDRFLENGIKIESVIGIGGISLKSPFVMQTLADVLDMPIKVAKAEQACAFGASMFAAVAAGIYTKIEDAQQAMGQGFAKEYQPNHENHLAYLALYEKYRKLGNFTENELFHG, from the coding sequence ATGGCAAACGAAAAGTATGTTATAGGCCTGGACTACGGTAGCGACTCCTGTCGCGCCGTAGTCGTAGATGCTGCAACAGGTCACGAAATAGCTTCAGCTGTCAAGTACTATTCCCGCTGGATGGAAGGGAAATACTGCGATCCCACAAAAAACCAGTACCGCCAGCATCCGTTGGATTACATAGAAGGGTTGGAAGCCACAGTAAAGGATGCACTCGCACAATGCCCTGACGGGACAGCCCCGAACGTGGTCGGCATTGCTTTCGATACGACCGGAAGCACGCCTGTCCTGACCGACAAGAGTGGTACTCCCCTCGCCTTATTACCCGAATATGCTGAAAACCCGAATGCGATGTTCGTCCTTTGGAAAGACCATACCGCCATCCGGGAAGCCGCCGAGATCAACGAACTAGCGAAACGCTGGGGTATCGATTACACCGCTTATGAAGGTGGCATCTACTCTTCCGAATGGGTATGGGCCAAGATGGCGCATGTCCTCCGCATAGACGACAGTGTCTGCAAGGAGGCCTATGCATGGATCGAGCATTGTGACTGGCTGCCAGCCCTTATTACCGGAAAAACCAAACCGGAAGAGGTGTACCGCAGCCGTTGTGCAGCCGGACATAAAGCCATGTGGTCGGAAAAATGGGGTGGATTGCCAACCGAAGAATTCCTGACCTCACTCGAACCGAAGTTGGCCGGTTTCCGTAGTCATCTGTTTGAGAAAACTTATACCAGCGATGTGAAAGTAGGCACATTGACGCCGGAATGGGCGGAACGCCTCGGCTTAACAACCGGCGTAGCAGTTTCAGTCGGTGCGTTCGACTGCCATATGGGAGCTGTCGGTGCCGAGATCACTCCTCGTACATTCGTGCGCGTGATCGGTACATCGACCTGCGACATTATGGTTTCATCTTACGAAGAAATGGGCGAAAAACTTGTTCCCGGCATCTGCGGCCAGGTAGACGGTTCCGTTATCCCTGGTATGATCGGATTAGAAGCCGGACAATCCGGTTTCGGCGATATTTATGCCTGGTTCAAGCGCGTATTGGCATGGCCACTTGAAAACATCTTGAGCCAGAGCACCCTAGTCGACGAAGATACAAAAGCCAGGCTGATCGAGGAAACAGCAGACAAGATCATCCCCGCCCTGTCCGAAGAAGCAGCCAAAGTGCCAGTAAACGAAAGTACAATCTTAGCAGTAGACTGGATGAACGGCCGCCGCACACCCGATGCCAGCCAACTGGTGAAAGGTACGATTACCGGCCTCAACCTGGCAAGCTCTGCTCCGCTTATCTTCCGGGCCCTGGTGGAAGCGACAGCGTTCGGCTCAAAAGCCATCGTCGATCGTTTCCTGGAAAACGGCATAAAGATCGAGAGCGTAATCGGAATCGGTGGCATTTCATTGAAATCCCCGTTCGTCATGCAGACTTTGGCAGATGTGTTGGACATGCCGATCAAAGTAGCCAAAGCAGAACAGGCTTGCGCTTTCGGAGCCTCCATGTTCGCAGCCGTAGCTGCTGGTATATATACCAAAATCGAGGATGCACAGCAGGCTATGGGACAAGGTTTTGCAAAAGAATACCAACCGAATCACGAAAATCACCTGGCGTATCTTGCTCTCTATGAGAAATATCGGAAATTAGGAAACTTTACCGAAAATGAATTGTTTCATGGATAG
- a CDS encoding DUF7824 domain-containing protein, translating into MMDRMEKEPLILEGRRLPDVADVDGLVSFMGRLTEEQESFYLDLLLASLVRLHPFIKSDDVKRMMSVFEWAGTVMEMPESETGGLDKLTASFLLDYAEMLSGAEKRAKGAKQQLYQDYKPYLDLVKLAFNRIKDYNTLPLLSTPTHRPAWIDPSVLVSRLSEYQKKGIKPDSLDFQIALSRVALDDTDEAVRSVEQALAGEYRELLLFLFKPEARPKGSFTFQAVWMTAALVKSPDTIYDEFEDFPYSAVNRAYLTGDIPCDVFIFEKPFGKVDRILQLIPPASKNVAIKWRFGGYALYMTYRPCSRIPLLVETFWKIPLREKDLKRFLLLSPNAPRIWLALLVRDRVRDAYWNDLELARLNLVALETLRELDLEWRGGMALTYLAVCLLSIDRPVRLCAADLWGELVEKDLIDNVALGRVLGKIQSLEWAPAQRISGLVVEMLINRSSFHNKELSVLFVSFLSCLPESPVKDLKRLLEVFAELQTVNNWPKITYAPLLSLLETWKKNSKLTEIIESLY; encoded by the coding sequence ATGATGGACAGGATGGAAAAAGAACCGCTTATACTGGAAGGTAGGCGTCTTCCGGATGTGGCGGATGTAGACGGTTTGGTCTCTTTTATGGGCCGGTTGACGGAAGAACAGGAGAGTTTTTATCTTGATTTGCTGTTGGCTTCTCTGGTCCGTTTGCACCCGTTTATAAAATCGGATGATGTGAAACGTATGATGTCGGTTTTCGAATGGGCAGGAACTGTAATGGAAATGCCGGAAAGCGAGACAGGAGGGTTGGATAAGCTTACCGCATCTTTTCTGCTTGATTATGCCGAAATGCTTTCCGGGGCGGAAAAGCGTGCCAAAGGAGCAAAACAACAACTTTATCAGGACTATAAACCCTATCTGGATCTTGTGAAGTTAGCTTTTAACCGGATAAAAGATTATAATACGTTGCCTTTGCTCTCGACACCGACCCACCGTCCGGCTTGGATCGATCCGTCCGTGCTTGTCTCCCGGTTGTCGGAATATCAGAAAAAGGGTATCAAACCGGATAGTCTGGACTTTCAAATTGCACTTTCGCGTGTGGCATTGGATGATACGGACGAGGCTGTCCGGTCAGTCGAACAAGCGCTGGCGGGCGAATATCGCGAGTTGTTGCTTTTCCTGTTCAAGCCGGAGGCACGTCCTAAGGGGTCTTTTACGTTTCAGGCTGTTTGGATGACTGCTGCTTTGGTCAAAAGCCCTGATACCATCTATGACGAGTTCGAGGATTTTCCTTATTCTGCTGTGAACCGGGCCTATCTGACGGGAGATATTCCCTGCGACGTATTTATTTTCGAAAAGCCGTTTGGAAAAGTCGATCGTATCTTGCAGTTGATTCCTCCGGCAAGCAAAAATGTTGCGATCAAATGGAGGTTTGGAGGTTATGCCTTATATATGACTTATCGGCCTTGTTCCCGTATTCCGCTTTTGGTGGAGACTTTTTGGAAGATACCTTTGAGGGAAAAGGATCTTAAGAGGTTTTTGTTGCTTTCTCCGAATGCACCTCGGATTTGGTTGGCCTTATTGGTGCGGGATCGCGTAAGGGATGCGTATTGGAACGATTTGGAACTGGCAAGGCTTAACCTGGTTGCCCTTGAGACTTTGCGCGAACTTGATTTGGAGTGGAGAGGGGGAATGGCTTTGACATATCTGGCAGTGTGTCTGTTGAGTATCGATCGCCCTGTTCGTTTGTGTGCGGCGGATCTTTGGGGGGAGCTTGTGGAAAAAGACCTGATAGACAATGTGGCTTTAGGCCGAGTGTTGGGTAAGATTCAATCGTTGGAATGGGCTCCTGCACAGAGAATTTCAGGTTTGGTTGTTGAGATGCTGATAAATAGATCGTCTTTTCATAACAAAGAACTGTCTGTGCTGTTTGTCTCTTTTTTATCTTGCCTGCCGGAAAGCCCAGTGAAGGATTTAAAGCGCTTACTGGAGGTTTTTGCGGAGCTTCAGACAGTCAACAACTGGCCGAAGATAACATACGCCCCGCTTCTTTCTTTGCTTGAGACATGGAAGAAAAACAGCAAATTGACAGAGATAATAGAATCTTTGTATTAG
- a CDS encoding sodium:solute symporter yields the protein MATLDFIVIGLFALALIGIIIWVLKQKQNNSADYFLGGRDATWLAIGASIFASNIGSEHLIGLAGAGASSGMAMAHWEIQGWMILILGWVFVPFYTRSMVYTMPEFLERRYNPQSRTILSFISLISYVLTKVAVTVYAGGLVFQQVFGIKELWGIDFFWIAAIGLVLLTALYTIVGGMKSVLYTSVLQTPILLLGSLIILVLGFKALGGWDEMMTACKSVVVNDYGDTMTQLIRDNRDPQYPWLGALIGSSIIGFWYWCTDQYIVQRVLSGKDMKQARRGAIFGAYLKLLPVFLFLIPGMIAFALSKNGVIINGEVFKLSIPDAAFPTLVAKLLPAGVKGLVVCGILAALMSSLASLFNSSAMLFTIDFYKRFRPETPEKKLVVIGQIATVVIVILGILWIPIMRSVGDVLYNYLQDVQSVLSPGIAAAFLLGICWKRTSAQGGMWGMLAGIIIGITRLGAKVYYSNAVDASDNLFKALFYDMNWLFFCGWMFLFCIILTIVVSLCTKAPEAGKIQGLVFGTATPEERAATRASWNHWDVIHSVIILGITAAFYWYFW from the coding sequence ATGGCAACATTAGACTTCATTGTAATAGGGCTATTCGCTTTAGCTCTAATCGGGATTATTATATGGGTACTTAAACAAAAACAAAACAACTCTGCTGACTATTTCCTTGGTGGCCGTGATGCTACCTGGCTCGCCATCGGCGCCTCCATTTTCGCGTCCAATATCGGCTCGGAACATCTTATCGGACTGGCAGGAGCAGGGGCTTCCAGCGGTATGGCGATGGCCCATTGGGAAATCCAGGGATGGATGATATTGATCCTTGGGTGGGTATTCGTTCCTTTCTATACGCGCAGTATGGTGTATACAATGCCGGAGTTTCTAGAGAGACGATATAACCCGCAATCCCGTACCATTCTTTCCTTCATCTCATTAATTAGTTATGTATTGACAAAAGTAGCCGTTACGGTTTATGCCGGCGGGTTAGTATTCCAACAAGTTTTTGGCATTAAGGAACTATGGGGAATCGACTTCTTTTGGATTGCGGCGATCGGACTGGTCTTATTAACCGCTCTTTATACGATTGTAGGAGGAATGAAATCCGTTCTTTACACATCCGTACTCCAGACCCCTATCCTACTGTTGGGTTCGCTGATTATCCTCGTGCTCGGCTTTAAAGCATTAGGTGGCTGGGACGAAATGATGACAGCCTGCAAATCCGTCGTCGTAAACGACTACGGCGATACCATGACGCAATTGATCCGTGACAACCGTGATCCGCAATATCCATGGCTCGGTGCACTGATCGGTTCTTCCATCATCGGTTTCTGGTACTGGTGTACTGACCAATACATCGTACAGCGAGTCCTTTCAGGCAAAGATATGAAACAGGCCCGCCGTGGCGCCATCTTCGGGGCATACCTAAAGCTACTTCCGGTATTCCTCTTCCTGATTCCGGGAATGATCGCTTTTGCATTGAGTAAAAACGGAGTGATTATCAATGGCGAAGTATTCAAGCTATCTATTCCGGATGCAGCCTTCCCGACACTGGTAGCGAAATTGCTTCCGGCAGGCGTGAAAGGACTTGTCGTCTGCGGTATTCTGGCAGCCCTTATGAGTTCACTGGCATCTCTGTTCAATTCGTCAGCTATGTTGTTCACAATCGACTTTTATAAACGTTTCAGACCTGAAACGCCCGAAAAGAAACTAGTTGTAATCGGCCAGATCGCAACAGTCGTAATCGTGATCCTGGGTATACTCTGGATTCCGATTATGCGCAGTGTCGGGGATGTCCTCTATAATTATCTTCAAGACGTACAATCCGTACTGTCACCAGGTATCGCCGCCGCTTTCCTGTTGGGTATTTGTTGGAAACGAACTTCCGCCCAAGGAGGCATGTGGGGGATGCTGGCTGGTATCATCATCGGTATTACCCGCCTGGGAGCCAAAGTTTATTACAGCAATGCGGTCGACGCATCCGACAACCTGTTCAAAGCCTTGTTCTATGATATGAACTGGCTGTTCTTCTGCGGATGGATGTTCCTCTTCTGCATCATCCTGACAATTGTTGTCAGCCTTTGCACAAAAGCACCCGAAGCTGGAAAAATACAAGGTCTGGTATTTGGAACAGCAACACCGGAAGAGCGGGCGGCCACACGTGCAAGCTGGAATCATTGGGATGTGATCCATTCCGTAATCATCTTGGGTATTACAGCTGCATTCTACTGGTATTTCTGGTAA
- the rpiB gene encoding ribose 5-phosphate isomerase B: protein MKTLGLCSDHAGYELKEFVKQILNSKGLTYKDFGTCSTESCDYPDYAHPLAEAVEAGEVYPGIAICGSGNGIAMTLNKHQGIRAALCWQEEIARLAREHNDANVLVMPGRFISQEEATHTVEAFLNTSFEGGRHQRRIDKIPL, encoded by the coding sequence ATGAAAACATTAGGTTTATGTAGTGACCACGCAGGGTACGAACTAAAAGAATTCGTAAAACAAATACTCAACTCGAAAGGGTTAACCTATAAAGATTTCGGAACCTGCTCGACAGAAAGTTGTGATTATCCCGATTACGCCCATCCGCTTGCCGAAGCTGTAGAAGCGGGCGAAGTATATCCCGGAATAGCGATCTGCGGATCTGGAAACGGAATAGCCATGACACTCAATAAACATCAGGGAATACGGGCCGCTCTATGCTGGCAGGAAGAGATAGCACGTCTCGCACGCGAGCACAACGATGCCAACGTACTTGTAATGCCCGGCAGATTTATCAGTCAAGAGGAAGCTACTCACACGGTCGAAGCCTTTCTAAACACCTCGTTCGAAGGCGGTCGACATCAGCGCAGGATTGACAAAATCCCTTTGTGA